aacaccaatgagaacctcatcgctaaacagctacacctggaagctatgaccgacatgctaggccggtctcatagccttgctcagcagcttgcgcagcagttcccgcgcaaggctaacctttcttgaactatcttggaagtggtctcggttcagtattattttgttacactgcaatggtgcccagtttttgtaatctgcttcttcgttgcgctttatgatcactggtggcgaacttcgatgcccagtggatgtaatataccataaatcctttattgtatagtgtaggtttattcttagttactatgccgtaatttctttattgtatagagaaGGTTTGTTCTtcattcctactagttactgccatcattcgctatctaaaaaaaaatcagatgtactcgaccgggccgaaacattcgcctctaacgggcctggtgtttagcgggccacaattgggctggcctgcatctttcttgggcccgaatgattggggccttcacactttgcgcaaggcccacaacttacaccgacctatattttagttgggccttttgtggacccagcacttagtttggcccaggtagcgttgggccattaacaggctgaatattggacaggcctgttacggcccagatgaaaccatggtcctttagcaggccgaaatgcaaaTTGGGcttcaattttcactagtcgtcgacgggccttcaccaggctgaaatgtagaccgggcctttttgggcccagttatatcatgggtagttaccaggccgaaacatatctcgggccttagttggcccactgatatcatgggcctttaagaggccgaaagcttagtacagacatcaacgggccgaattatgcgacaggactttaacaggcccaaagtcacgttgggcttaactgttgccacctttatcacgggccgttagtgggcccgatgtcccgtcggaccatatatggcccatgggcagcacgggccattcccaggccgaaagtcacaccgggctgaaatgggcccatgtctacatcgagcctctaacaggccgaaagtccctgggctgtaattgggcccaaatattcgatgaacaattaacgggccagatctagcttcgggccgtaaatgggcccaaatattcggcgaataattaacgggccagatctggcttcgggccgtaaatgggcctttattaagcaggccgttattgggttggcccactagtacctgagtaagtactacgggcctttgactgggccggcctttttaacctatatgggcctctgttgggtcgtgccacatgtcgacgtatcataggcgctttgggtccaatgagtggatgacatctgtcccaacggtgagccgacacatgtttcctccagccaatgatgattttacatgtggaaaatccccattggtcggggctgttaacgggttatcggatccaaaacaggacccgatagcttaacggcattccgttacggtggatgccatgtgttattcacccttgacgaaagcacctctgtgacgcgcgatttatcatcatggaagtggacacttccgtgatgataattttggtaatgtcatggaacacttctatgacagcacaggtatgactatcttgattctgtcataatttgtcatggatgtacatgcatgacagaaaacgtgacctaccgtgacaaacacgtatcatcaccgaagtgtattttttttgtagtgaaaccGGGACTTGTTAATTATAGTTTGAAAAACACTTGATATTGAGCAAAGCATGGACAAGATCAGATAAACGTACATCAACATGAGAAGTTTCacattttttattatttatttggGTCATGCGATATTCGTAATAAATATTCATCAGAATGTAGACGTACTTCACTCTTGTGACCACACACACGACTTGTTTGCCCACATATTTACCACAGGATAGACCAATAAAGGCAGCTGGCACATTCTCTAGCCCAACGCTCATGTACACACTGTCACCCACAAACACGAAAGGTGTAGGGCTGGAGCCTCCCACAGAACAAGAACTTGTGCGGAAAGTAGAAGGCCAACACGAACCCCAAGATGAACCCAGCCGACGCCCCGATGATGGACGCGTCGTTGATCCTATGCAGCAGCTTATGAATCCGGACAAACATCTCCCGAATCCGAACAAGACGGACGTGTATCCGCACCATGAAGCTCTTCTTGCACTTCTTGTCGAGCGGCGCCCCGCAAAGCCCTGGGTTGCCCGTGAAGTTGGCAGCCGGGAAGCGATGCAAAGAGTCCGGGACAGGGCCCGACAGTGAGTTATCGGCGACATTGAACGAAATGAGCTGCGAAGCGTTGCCTAGCTGCGCCTGAATTCCGCCGTCGAACTGGTTGTGCTGAAGGGCGAGGGTGCTCAGGTATGTCATGTTCGCGATGCCTGCAGGGATCACGCCCGAGAGACTGTTGTTCGAGAGGTCGAGGTAGGTTATGTATGCCATCTGCTCGAAGATGTGTTCCGGGAGCGGCCCTGAGAAGTTGTTGCCAGACATGTCAAAGGCGGTCATGAAGCTGCAAAGCTGGAGGCCTCGAGGGAATGGACCTTCGAGTCCGATGTTGCCGAGACGCAACCCAAGAACCCTGTTCTGATCAGGGTGCCTCtcggcgttttgggaacgggggtccccagacttgcctgcctgcggcccacggcgtggctctgcgagggggggcccgtacggcccatcttcaccaacaagcattcgagaccctcgcgaggcggacgacacaagacctcctcgggagcggcctcactaggctggctcgcgaggggcggagagatcaaggcaagataaacctcgcgaggttccaatgacgcaagccatgacgatcgagaccaggcgggcgccagcgtgcacagtgtcctcatttcctctttggtgctaaggaggcaagcacaggcgatgagtactgaggcatcaagcaaaggtttccatatcggtgcaacgagaccaagaccagcaggacggcaagacggaggtcatcgtggagcccaaggcggcgtcaccaccagagcctttggcaggcgaagaccacctttagccaggatagcttgtactagttgtcccctttcaaattggccattgtggcatcccttcccgctcaatatttgggaagaggaccagagcctctataaatagggctagccaccatagtaggaggcaacgggtctcgaactcattcagttcatccaacacccaccaagcacaagaacacctcacctcaggaggctgttcttccccttgtactgttcatcctcagcccccgAGAGGAAAtacaccacaccacactggagtaggttattacaccgcaacggtggcccgaaccagtataaatattgtgtctcttgtgttgcgaatTTGTCGAGCTAAGCTCAGAGATcccggtgaggctgagggcgtgatctGGTATCGGgaaatcttcatgcgcaccccagtgttcgaaccttgagggttttgccggaacccgaaatccgacatttggcgcaccaggtaggtgTGCGTCAAAGCTCTCCTTCCGTTGATCCGCGTTACGTCACCTCGTCATCTCCATGGCGGATGCTCGCcgagctcgcgctgagcgccgggccgccctcgccgcccgcgttgctcagacggctcctgtcagcgggccaccccgtcgttccccgtcgcctgccgccaacgccgccgccGACCCGGCCGGGAACGAgtagcaagcatcctcgctgcaccccttggtgcggtgggatggccgcaccgccactccatcgctgaccccggccggttcgtcgtcccacgctcgtcgcgttcccacggacgcgcaggccatgctgctcatggcacgcgagctcctgcgctaccgccccgtcgacgaacTCTACGAGGATTGGCttgaccgcatcgccgagcttgtcagcaccgcagggggctctcatgtgccgtccctctcgctgcctcgccctccaccAGCTATAGGTGatgtggctcatggagcgcctacaccacctctgccccaagacggcgtcCTGGCGCTAAGACACGCGCCCCCCCGGCGCG
The Aegilops tauschii subsp. strangulata cultivar AL8/78 chromosome 3, Aet v6.0, whole genome shotgun sequence genome window above contains:
- the LOC109776078 gene encoding inactive LRR receptor-like serine/threonine-protein kinase BIR2; this translates as MADNTKFVLFFLLLSSSSPCFGTKQDIRCLKSVQGSLADPGGVLRSWDFENDTDGYICRFTGVECWHPDQNRVLGLRLGNIGLEGPFPRGLQLCSFMTAFDMSGNNFSGPLPEHIFEQMAYITYLDLSNNSLSGVIPAGIANMTYLSTLALQHNQFDGGIQAQLGNASQLISFNVADNSLSGPVPDSLHRFPAANFTGNPGLCGAPLDKKCKKSFMLLHRINDASIIGASAGFILGFVLAFYFPHKFLFCGRLQPYTFRVCG